gtagaggggagaggggccagggaggctgctgaggctggggctccacaccccccccatccctgcccttaGTCCCAGTCCAACCCACCTTCCTGAGTACAGACGCCCAGCAGATTGATAATGTTCTTGTGTCGGCCAATCAGCTTCATCACCTCCATCTCAGAGACCAGGTCTGCCAAGTCCTTGTCGGAGGCATTGTCTGCGGGGGGACAGCCAGGGTGATATACATGGGGGAGCTGCAGGGTCGGGGACAGGACATGGAGTGCTAGGCCTGGAGTCAGAAAGGTCTGGACCTGAATTCCCACTAGGCTGTGCGGCCTTTAAAAAGTCTGctgacttctctgaacctcaggaCCCTCTTGTAGCAAACGGACAATGGGTCACACCCTGCCTCTCACGGCAGTCGCAAGGAAGCAACAAGATCAAGGGTCTACAAGAGGTGGGCCTATCCGTGAGTGGGACCAGGAAACAGGAGAACTCTGGACAGGAAGAAGCTCTATCTGGAGGTTTGGCATTAGTTCCTCAATGGGGTGAGAGCTCCCGGGGGCGGGAAGCAGGCTGGCGCCCTGAGGTCGGACAGGGGCCTGGTGTCCATCTGGCCTGAGAATTCAGGGAATCGTCAGTGGGGCGCAGCTAGGGGAGGCTGAGAAGAAGCTGCTCCAGATTCTCTTCAGAAGGCTGAGGACCAGGGGCTGGCTTGTGGCCCTGGGCCAATGACATACCCTCCCTGCCAGACCCCATGATGCATATTTCTCAATCCCTGCCTCCCAGAAAGTACCAGGTGGCCCCAGCTGTGcagagaggagggggcgggggagcagaGATGTGGTTTGGGCTGCTCTTGTAGTGGACAGGGGTTAGCAGTGATAGGCCCCCATGGTAGGTCCCAGGTATGTCCTATGCATTCTGGGGCTGGTGCTTGGGCTGTTTCCCCAGAATGGCGGACACAGGGAGACAGATCTGGGAAGGGtccagggtgggggaggctgaAGGTGTGACTTGGGGGTACTCAGGAGGAATGAGGTGGAAGCCTGTGAGGCTGACAAGGTTGTTTGAGGCCAAGGCTGACATGGGGCCAGGGCTGAGTTGGGGGTCTGTGACCCAGTCACCCCAAATCCTTATAGTCATCATCATTCCAGCGGTTAAGATtttatgtaccaggcactttcCACGAACCTCAGGCCGGGAGGTAGGGACAATTATTTACCCCCAGGTGCCACGTGAGCACATAGGCTCAGACATGGCTTGCCAGCGTTGGTAGCGGAGTTGGGCCCTGGCCCAAGGGTGGGGTCCTGCAGCCCTTCTGGTCTAACTGGTAGCACCATGAGCCTCTTCTGTTAGTCCCAAGGCCACAGCACGTCCCCCAGGACCACCACTCACCCTTGAGCATCTTGACAGCCACGGTGCTGGCTTGGTCAGGCCGGGCGGGGTCCATGCCAAAGGCCTCCGCACGCACCACCTGCCCGAAGCAGCCCTCACCCAGCGGCTTCCCGAGCACCAGCCTGGAAATGAGAAAGCCGAGGCCTCAGCCATATGAACATCATTCCTGCCTGGAGCCCGcacccccatcctccctccacgCAGCATACCTGTCCCGGGGGAACTCCCACAGTGGGTCGAGAGGTAGGTCTAGACTCACAAGGCCAGCGAGCAAGGGAGGGCCACTGGAGGACAGACGGACACCCCGCACCAAGGAGGAGCTTGACTTGGCCGAAGAACCAGACTCCAGTGAGAACTGTAAGGTGGGTGACTCGGTCAGCCTGCTGGAGCTGAGCTGGGTTGGGAAGTGGGCCAAGAACTTCCCTTGGGGACACCATGAGGGGTGGGGAACAGCATGGTACCTGTCGGGCCAGAGGGAAGCGGGACAACTTCTGCACAGTGGTGGGCTGCCTGGGGTGCTGGCTGATGAGAACCTGCCCTCGGTACAGCCCAGCTAGCAGCAGGAGGACAACCAAAGCCAGAGAGCCGGACACGTACAGAATGATGTCCGTGTACCTGGCCTCAGGCGCTGCTGCTGTCCATGTGAGGTCCTCCTCTGCCCACAGACAGACACATATATAGACAGAAAACTGACCAGTCAGTGGTTAGGTGGCCAGCTCCACATCCTGTAACTCAGGCCTCACagctcccaacacacacaccggGACATGCACCAAGAAAGCTGCAGTTGTACCCATCCTGCACACCCCTACCCCAGGGCGTCACACGGCCATCCGTATGGACACGCACAGAAGCACTGCTACACGAGGGATCAAACACACAAATCCGCATGCCATGTCCCAAGCCCCATAGGCCAAGGGACACAGCCCGCCACTGGATCAGAGCAGGATTCCGGCAGCCTCTCCCGGCCCCCTCGAGTGCTCACCTGGCAGCACTGTGAGCCAGGCGGACTGGTAGGAGAGGCCAATGGAGTTGCCCGCCAGGCAGGTGTATTCGCCCGCATCCTCAGCTGACACGTTCCGAAGGTACAGGACCTCCACCTCTGAGCTATTGATGTCTGCTGTCTGGGGATGGGGGACATACTCAGGGGTCACAACAGGGCCGGGGGCCATATTGTGgccaggaaggaagctggggaccgccccccacccccaaaccccatGGGAGAGCCGTAGGGTTCAGGAGCTGGTAGGGGCTGGACCTTCAGGACTTGCACGTAGGGGAAGCCGTCGGCCCCGAAACTGCTGCCGTTGATGACGATGTGCTTCAGCCACTGGATGTGGGGCTGGGCGTCGCTGTACACCTTACACAGCAGCTCCACATCGCTGCCTGCCACAGCTGTTGTGTTGGCCGGGAGCCCCGCCTGCAGGATGGGCCGGTGCGGGGACCGCTCTGGGGGCCGGGCCGGGCGGTCAACCCTGACCAGTGGTACCCACGGAAGCACCCTGGTCACCTGCCTCCAGgactcccccccccactcagcTCAAGGGAGGGAACTTCCTGATACACAACTCAGACCTTGTCCGCCCCCTGCTTACCTTGCTGAAACCTTCCATAGCTCCCTACTGCCTTTAGGGTCAAGGACAACTTCAGAGTCTAGCGTTCAAAACCCTCCACGACATGGCTCCCCGCTTAAGTACCACACCCCAGGCACACACCTCCTCACAAATGCATTGTGTCCGTTACACCTCGGACCTTTATTCAGCCTGGGCCCTCTGCCTGGATGTCTCTCCCACTTTTTCTCTCAGCTGACCCCTGTTCCTCCAGGCGAAcaatccccccaccacccccgtgcttccctcccacccactGGGACACCGAGGGCAGTTTGAGCCATCTAAGCCTGAGGCCGCGTCACCTGCCAGACTGGGCGCTACCTGAGGGCAGTGTCAGGGCTCCCACCCGCACACCGCCTTGCCTGCCCGTCGCTCACCCAGCACGTCCAGCAGATAGCTATAGCGGAGGCTGCCCATCGAGTTCTCCACGAGGCAAGTGTATGTGCCACGGTCCGAGGGCACCACGCTTTCCATCACCAGGCTCCAGTGCTGGTGGcgcagctgggggcaggggaagcgTCTATGAGTGGCCATGCACCTGTGCCCACCCCGGGGTCCAGGGCATGAAGAGGTCAGATCCTGCCCACAGGGGTCTTCTCAAGCTCTAGAGACCCTGGGGAGGCCAGGCCCAGGCCGAGACGTGTCTGAACCCTTGGTTTGAGCCTTTGAGTTTTAGCATGGCCTCTTCCTGGCTGTACCACCTTGAACCAGTTTTGCCGTCTCGGAGGGAGTCTCAGCTTCCCCACTGCAACCTGGAGCTGACCCTATAGGGTCCTCTCATGAGAATTAGCTGCTAACACTCCATACCTGCCAGTCAGTGAGCTTCCCACTTTACGAGGAAAGCTAAGGCTGAGAGATTAAGTCACTTGTGGGATGGTGGCAGAGTGGGGATTTGAATCGGAGCTGTCCCAGTCTACGGTCTAGTGCTCCTTCTAGGGCCCGCAGCGGCCTTCCTCATTAGAGAAGGAACGACTTCTAGGTATGAGCGGACCAATGGGGGAGTGAAAATGGAGGAGCAAACGATCTTGGAACCTGGAGACTCACCCGAATGCCTCCGATGCGATGCTCCCCGTGGAAGTCCTGTCCGTCCTTGAGCCAGCGGATGGTGGGTGTGGGGTTGCCTGCAGCTGGACAGCGGAACTTGACCGTGTTCCCAGCAGGCACTGCGTGCAGTTTCTTCTCCATGCGCTGAGGGTGTGTCCAGTagggagctggaggggaggggaaaggagaactTAGTGCCCCCAGGATGACCACCTGTTTCCACACAGGTGTCTTCTTTTCAGTGACCAGCCGGGAGGTAGGGAAATGAGTCCCTGACGACTCATACTGACCTTGCTGGGGGTAAATATGCCCGTTCAAGGGGCCCCCATGGGCCTTAGGGTCCTCATTACCATTGCTGGAGGTCGAGGAGTCTATGTCAGGGACAAAAAGAGATGTCTGAGGTCTAGGATGGGAGGGTCTCTCTCCCCAGGCACCCTTTAGCCCCTGCTAGACCCCCTTACCATCCACAACCAAGGTAACATTGTGCAGGACAAGCATGGAGCCTCGTGCCAGGCAGAGGTAGCAGCCGGCGTCCTCCGGTAGGAAGCTGGCGATCTCCAAGCGGCTCCTCCAGCCTCGTACCCGGCCAGCAGGTGGTAGGCGACTGCCCTCCTTGTACCAGTGGCCACCACGCTCAGCCCGCCCACAGCATAGCCGCACGGGCTGCCCGAGGGCCACGGTCAGCTCCTGCTCTTGCTGCTCcgggctgggggccaggcagggcTCTGTGGGCCAAGGGCAGAGGTCAGTGAGCCCCACAGCCCCAGCTGAGGGAGCCGCCTGTGTCTGGAGAACATGCTGCACAGGCAGGGCACAAGCATCCCTGGACACATGCCGGACACCCACGGCTCCTCAGCACGTACACATCCCTGGACACATGCTGGACACCCGCGGCTCCTCAGCACGTACACATCCCGTGCTACAGATGCGCTTGCGTAGCACACATGCTGGGCTGGACATGCCATCgccacacgcacacgcacacatgctaTAGGTGCCACATACAGGGCACATGCCACACCTCCAGGCCACAGCATACTCACAGTGCATACACCGCATGTGCTGCTGGGCCTCCCAAACCACACACCTGGtgcacagaacacacacacacacacacacacacacacacacacacacacggccagGGGCTCACCACCAGCTCTGCAGCCCAGCTCAGGACCCTCCACCCTGCAAGGCCATTCCTCTCTTGTGGACACAGAGATAGGCGGACGCTTGCTGGGAGCCAGACACTGAGTCTCAATGGTGGGGCCCTGCCCTGCTGTCACCACCTCAGGGTCTGGGCCAGATCCTTTCCAGCTTTGCTCAGCTAGTAGCTTCCTCCAGGTGCCCACCCCTGCCACCCGCTCCCACCCTAAAGGCCATACCTAGCTCCATTTCCTCAGAGGCTTCAAGAGACAAAGCTGGAGCCCCAGGCACCTCCACCAGGACCCCCAGCAGGGCCAACAGCAGCCACATATCCTTCCTGCTGCTCACAGGGACCCAGGCCGGGCTTACCATCAACTGCCTTcctggaaaggagggagaagaactGCGATGCATGCACCTTTGGTAGTGCTATTCCCCTATTTTGcggataaagaaactgagaccgGAAGTGGTCAGGAGACTTGtccaacccccccgccccccacgcaGCAGCACGGCAGAGACTGGAAGCCACTCTGCTATTGCCAGAGCCCAGAGCTTCTTCCCAGTAGGTTGTGCGGGGGGTAgggctgggcttcctgctctcctCCGGTACTGCTGAGACCCTGGCACAAGTTCACAGAAAGGGCAGTTTGGGGATTCTTTCCTTGGAGGAAAGCAGAGAACGGAGACATATCTTCTGCTTGCTCTCAGcacacataatttattttttgctgaataaatgaatttattgctgaagaaccaaaaaaacaaaaaaacaaaaaaaaaaaacaccacgaAATCTAATACAAGGCCAGACTTCAGCATCTGGGTGTTATCTGATCTGACCCACACTTCTAGCATTGCTGACATTTTCATGGCCAGCTTTGAATACCTTCAGTGGCAGGGCACTCACTCCTAACAAAGCAGCACATTCCATGGCGAGCAGAAGTTCTTCCTCACTCTGAACCAGAATGGCATGCCGGGAATACATCTGCTCTTTGTGTCCTCACAACTCCATTTGAGGCAACACGGGCTCTGTGTCCAGCAAAgccaagttcaaatcctgactcttaCCAACTTGCAagtccctgtccctctctgggtGCTGTCCTCAGAGGACTGCTTTGGGGATAAAAGAGACCATATGGAGGGGCTGGGAACACAGAATGTTGGCATgttctccccccctccccgtgACTGTCACTCTGGGTCTGCCCTTGGCCAATTACCTCTGATTCTGGTGCGGTTCGTGTCAGGTATGAGGTACACACCCACACTACCCATATACCACCAAGGCTGTCTCCATCTCCCAAAAGGAGCACTCAAAACAGCATCAGCTGGGGCGGGGGAAGAGGTGACTGATGTCACAGGGGACTACTGGCTATTACCTGGGACTCCATAAATCGGGAGGCACTGGTGTCTCTGAATCTACTTGCCCAGGAAGCTCACTGCACCCTGTCTCTTCAGCCACTGCCCCCCTTCCAGCTCTGGCTCTGAGGTGGGGGGCACTTAGCTTGTCCTGACCAAAGCCATCATCTCCCCCTCCAACTGCTCCTTCCCTGGGTTGCCCCTGCAGCTGGGGCATCAtctctccccatcccactccaCCCCTCCTCCACTTCCAGTCCTATCTGCCTCCTCAATCCTCCAGTCCTTCTCACCTCCCTTGCTTGGATCCAAGGCAGGCAATGGTCACCTCTAGCTTGGGCCTTTGCAAACATCTCTCTTGGCTCTCCAGACTCCACTCTCCAGCAGAGCTTTAGAAATTATAAGTATCTGCCATGTCACCACCCCAGATCCCCCAGCTTTCAAGCCCTTAATGGCTGCCCATGGCCAGCAGGATCCAATCCACAGTTTATCCCCCACTCtaggcctccctccctgcccttgtCAATATCTTTGGTTGCAGTCTG
The Ailuropoda melanoleuca isolate Jingjing chromosome 3, ASM200744v2, whole genome shotgun sequence DNA segment above includes these coding regions:
- the FGFR4 gene encoding fibroblast growth factor receptor 4 translates to MVSPAWVPVSSRKDMWLLLALLGVLVEVPGAPALSLEASEEMELEPCLAPSPEQQEQELTVALGQPVRLCCGRAERGGHWYKEGSRLPPAGRVRGWRSRLEIASFLPEDAGCYLCLARGSMLVLHNVTLVVDDSSTSSNGNEDPKAHGGPLNGHIYPQQAPYWTHPQRMEKKLHAVPAGNTVKFRCPAAGNPTPTIRWLKDGQDFHGEHRIGGIRLRHQHWSLVMESVVPSDRGTYTCLVENSMGSLRYSYLLDVLERSPHRPILQAGLPANTTAVAGSDVELLCKVYSDAQPHIQWLKHIVINGSSFGADGFPYVQVLKTADINSSEVEVLYLRNVSAEDAGEYTCLAGNSIGLSYQSAWLTVLPEEDLTWTAAAPEARYTDIILYVSGSLALVVLLLLAGLYRGQVLISQHPRQPTTVQKLSRFPLARQFSLESGSSAKSSSSLVRGVRLSSSGPPLLAGLVSLDLPLDPLWEFPRDRLVLGKPLGEGCFGQVVRAEAFGMDPARPDQASTVAVKMLKDNASDKDLADLVSEMEVMKLIGRHKNIINLLGVCTQEGPLYVIVECAAKGNLREFLRARRPPGPDLSPDGPRSSEGPLSFPALVSCAYQVARGMQYLESRKCIHRDLAARNVLVTEDNAMKIADFGLARGIHHIDYYKKTSNGRLPVKWMAPEALFDRVYTHQSDVWSFGILLWEIFTLGGSPYPGIPVEELFSLLREGHRMDRPPNCPPELYGLMRECWHAAPSQRPTFKQLVEALDKVLLAVSEEYLDLRLTFGPYSPAGGDASSCSSNDSVFCHDPLPLGPSSFSFPGAET